In Methanococcus voltae, the genomic stretch ATATCATAATATCACATAAGCATTAGTTTTTCATTTTAAATTTTAACATATTTTATAATTGATTTAAATATTCTATTATTTAAATATTAGTCAAAAAATTTTTTAAAATACGTCAATTTAAAAAAAGTACATTTAAAATTAAGTACACTTCGTTATTTGTTGTAAATTTTGGTGTAAAATGTAAATCAAACATTAATAATGTCTTAAAATTCAGATAATTCTCAAAAAATAAATATGATATAGTTAAAGTTAATATTTTTGAATTTAAAATATGAAAAGGGAAATAATTAATTAAATAATCAATTATAGATTTATAAATATTATTTGTTTCTAATATCTATAGTTTGACTTAATTCTGGCCCAGTAGATATTAAAGTAACTTTAACACCTAATTTTTGTTCCATTATTTTTATAAATTCTTTTGATTTATCAGACAAATCTTCATATTTTTTCATGCCATAACATTCTGTATCATATTTATCTAAACAGGTTAATGCTATTTGTGTTGCACCGTTTAAATCACAGACTTTTTTAGCAAGTTCGTAATCAAAATGGCCAACTCTTCTTCTTCTACCCGTAACAGTACCGTATTCAATTACACCCAACGTTTCCGCTTCTTCCTCAGTCATTTCAGATGGGAAAGGACCTTCACCCACTCTTGTAGGGTAAGATTTGAAGACTACAATAACTTCGTCAATCTTTGTTGGACCTACGCCCACATCTGCTGCAAAAGAGGACGCATTAGTATCTTTAGAGGTAACATATGGATAACTACCGTGGAAAAGAGAAAGTAAAGCTCCTTGTGTACCCTCAATTAAAACATTTTCGTTGTTTTCAATTGCAGTATTAACTTCCTTGGATACATCCCCGAGATATTTTTGTAAACTTTCAACGTCTTTAGCTTGTTTTAAGGTTCTCATTGCTCTGTCTACGTTTGCAGGACCGCAACCTGTACCGGTTGAACCAATTTCTTTAGAAAGGTGAACGTTTGATTTATCCATTTCTCTGTGTTTTAATTCAATTACGCCACTGTTTGAATCCAATATGATTCTTTGAGCCACATTGAAATCTTTTAACATTTCTAATTCTTTTTCTAAAACTTCAGGGTCGGTTAAAACACCAGCACCGATTGCTAATTTAGCATTAACATTAGGAAAACCAGTTGGAACCATTCTAATTCCGTATTTTTTATCTCCAACTTCTACAGTATGACCTGCGTTAGGACCTACACCGCCTCTTGCAATGATTGAAGGATTATCTTTTTCGCAAAGGTAACTTACGATTTTTCCCTTACCTTCGTCGCCCCATTGACCGCCTACAATAATGGTACATGTCATTTGCAAAACCTCATTAAAAATATGATTAACTCATATTCCAATCTATTATAACGTTATTCATAATTCATACATAAGGGCATAAATTTAAATGAATAGATTAATAATTAAAGTTTAGGGTAAAATACGCGCATAAGGGCATATTAAACCAATAAAATACATAATAATAAGATATTTTTAATTATATCCTGCATTGCATTAAATACAGTTTTTTATAATTAATATATTTATAAATTATCGCCATAGCGCCAACTATTTTAATTTAAACTATGATTAACATAATTAATTAGAAATAGGTAATAACTAATTTAGCGTTTTGCCAAATTAGTTAAAAAAACTGTCAAATTCTCCTGCATCGATAGCTTTTTGTGCTTCTCTTGGAGTTTTTCCTTCAACATTTACACCTAATGAAACACATGTTCCGATAACTTCTTTTGAAGCATTTTTGATGTTGAATGATAACATTGCTTCATATTTCATATTTGCAACTTTAACAACTTGTTCCATTGTTAAATTACCTGCAACTTGGTGTTTTGGTTCTTGTGAAGCTTTTTCGATACCTAATTCTTTCATAATTAAAGCTGATGCTGGAGGAATACCCACTTCAACTTTGAATGACCTTTTTTCAGTATCTACAATTACACTTACAGGAACACTCATACCTTCATATGAAGCTGTTTTTTGGTTGATTTCGTTAACAACTTGCATAATGTTAACACCTAAAGGACCGATAGCTGGACCTAATGGAGGACCTGCTGTAGCTTTTCCACCAGTAACTAATATTTCTACTACTTGTTCTGCCATAATATTCACCTCAATCGTGTTTGCAATATTTTTGATATTTATTATTTTATTATATTATTCTTGTTAAATTGTATAATATCAATAGTTGTCTTAACAACAAATTTATACAAAATAAATAATATGTACTAATATAAAAATACATCTAAAGTTTGACTATTCAATAAACTCCTTAATGTTATTTATGTGTATTGTATTTAAAATTTACTATGAATTTATGATACACTATAAAAATAGAAAATAGAATATAAAATTATAATATAAAATTAGTAAAAAAATTAAAAATTAAATAAATAAAAATGAAATAAAAATAAATATGAAAATAAATACGATAAATAATTAATTATGGCAACCAAGTTTTTTGGTCTTCTATTTTAGCAGGTAAATACTCTTCTACAACATATTTTAAACCATATTTAGCTAAAGACTGCTGTTCTGCCCTTACTTTACTATTTGCCATCATCGTTAAAGCTTGTTGCCAGTCTGAGAACGATTTAACAAAGTCGTCATTTTTCAAACCGTCTTTTAATCTCTTAATATCATGGTCTTTTAACGGGTGAGTAGGTAATTCATAATCTACGATATCTTGAGGCGTGACACCGATTAATCTTGCTTCAGGAACTGCCAATTTATCAGCCAAGTGTACTGCTTTACCACTACCAACTTTTAAAGTTCTGTAAATGTTTAAATACCCGTAAGGGTCGCCATCCGTAAATACCAAAATGGGCAACTTTTTTTCCTCTGCTAATCTTTTCACAAATCTTCTTGTAGCCCTTGAAGGTACACCCTTCAATGAAACTAATATACAGTTGTGTTTTTTCCAAAATCCTTCAGCACTTAATCTCGCAAACATACCCGCAGTCTCAATTGCTAAAACAAACTCTGCAGTTGTTTCCAATGTTAAATTTGTAACTTCATTAGGTATGTTATATGCACCACTGCCCAATTTAGTACAATCGATTATAATTTCTTGACCATCTTGAGTTTTATCAATAACTTTTAACGGACCTACAACAGAAGCACCATCTTCTTCAGGCATAAAACCTAAATCTTCCCTTAAAAAATCAGAAGCTGCCTCCAAGTCCTCAATAACGCCGTTAGATGGTTGTTGGTCATCAAATCTGGCCTCACCCCAGTTTTTAGATACATAATATGCTTCCCTCAATGTTGAGAAATCATTTGTATCCAATAAACTCTTTGAAAATTCCATCATTTTTATTGTTTGGGCAAATATTTTTGCTTGATTTACATTAAAAGTTCTTTCTTTCTCCTTACCCATTAATGTAAAAGTACCCTTTTCATCGTCAAATCTTGCGTTAGACAAACTTCTTACCGGGAATTTAATAATTGGCCTTTTTTTCCTTATAATATCATCATACATCTGATTTGCCATATTAAGTAATTTTTGAGAAGCTAATTTTCTTTCTTTTGATGTTATCATCTAATTCACCCAAAGGAATAGGATATTTAATGTATCATTTGTTGTATCAACAATTCCTATTTAGTTTATATTTTTATATAATAGATATAGAATTTAAATTATTTTATGATTATCCGATTAATAATACGTATAATAGCACATATACTGCAATATATTCTATTTGGCCATATGCGATATTAAAATTAACGTATTAAAATATATCTAAAATTTTATTATAATATCATAATAGAATTAAGTGTTATATAAATTTAGTTAAATAGATTAATGATTTAAAATTAAAACCAAAAGAAATTTAAATAACTAATATATAAAAATTATAGTTAATATAAAATGTACTTAAAAGTACAATAGTACATTTCTTTTGCAAGCTAATAGATTTTACCAAACAATAAATTTCGCATTAATGAGCATTAATTAATTATACAAAAATCATAAATTTAAATATAATTATATGCTATATGATATTGAATATTTTTAAAATTATATCATCATATAATATATATTTACAAAAATAAAAGGACTTGTTTAACAGATTCTTAAAATGTAGTAAAGTTATAGGAATTAGTATAAATAATATAAATATGAAATACATATAATTATAGGCAAATAATACATACTCATTTACTCAAAGCAGTGAATAAATTAAATTTATATTCTAATAAAATATTGAACTAATTATGGAAAAGGGCATATATGAGGAGGTAATACCTTGAAATTTTTACAAAATATTGCTGAAAACGATTTTTTAGACGAACCTAAAGAAACTCTATCGGATGTAGATAAAGAATTATTAGAGTTAATAGAAGGTTCAAAAGCAAGAATAACAGTTGTAGGTTGTGGTGGGGCCGGTAATAATGCAATAAATAGGTTAGCTGATGAACAGGTTGAAGGTGCAAAAGTAGTTGCCGTTAATACCGATGCTCAGCAATTAGTTAAAACCAAAGCTGAAAATAAGGTTTTAATTGGTAAAAACTTAACCCGCGGATTAGGGGCTGGAGGAAACCCTGAAAAAGGAGAAGAATCAGCTCGTGAAAATGCAGAAGACATTAAATCTGCGATACAAGACTCAGATTTAGTATTCATCACCTGCGGATTAGGTGGCGGTACAGGAACAGGTTCTGCACCAATAGTTGCGGAAATATCAAAGAAAATGGGTGCTTTAACTGTTGCTGTTGTAACATTGCCATTCTCAATGGAAGGAAAAGTAAGAATGACCAATGCTTTAAATGGACTTGAAAAATTGCAAGAAGTTGCAGATACCATTGTTATTATTCCAAACGATAAATTATTAGAAATCGTTAGAAACGTGCCATTAAGAACTGCTTTTAAAGTAGCTGACGAAGTTTTAATGAATTCAGTTAGGGGAATGGTTGAACTCGTAAACAATGCTGGAGATATCCACGTGGACTTTGCAGATGTTAAAGCTGTAATGGACGATGGTGGAATAGCAATGATGGGAATCGGCGAAAGCGATTCAGAAAAAAGAGCAAAAGAAGCTATCAATATGGCTTTAAACAGTCCGTTATTATGCGTAGATATAGAAGGAGCTACAGGTGCTTTAATACACGTTACTGGACCAGAAGATATGAGTTTAGATGAAGCTCAAGATATTGTTTCAACTGTTTCAGAAAGACTTTCTGAAAATGCTACAATTATTTGGGGTACCACAATTGACGACAAATTAGAAAACTCATTGAGAGTTTTATTAATCATTACAGGTACAAAATCAACCGTAAACCATAATTTAAGTCTTAAAAGAAATAAAGTAATTATTGACATTCCAAAAATTTAAGAATATTTAATTAAATTTTTATATTTAAATGAATATAGATTTTATAAATATGGTCGTAAATAAAAATGTGATAAATAAAAATGTGATATTATGTCTGAAAAATTCGATGAAATAAAAACTGAAACAAAAAATTTCATAAATCAGTGTCAAAGAGTATTGAAAGTTTCAAGAAAACCTACACGTGAAGAATATATCAATATTTCAAAAGTTACGGGATTAGGAATTTGTTTATTGGGCGCAGTAGGATTTGCTGTCCACGTGCCAATTACATACTTAAAAGCACTTATAAAACCCTAAATTCAAACTTCTTATTTTTTAATTATATATTAATAGATAATTAAATTTAAATACCATTAATACCATCATAAATACTGTAATACTTTGATTTTTATAAAAAATATATTATCGAGTAATTCTTTTTTAAAACTATTATTACTTATTAAAATTAATTAAAATCGTTATAAATAATAATTTATAATTATTTTGGTGGAATTATGATATTCGCAGTAAGAACGACCACAGGACAAGAGCAAAACGTTGCAGAAGCTTTAGCTTCAAGAGCTGAAAGAGAAAACTTAGAAGTATTCTCCATTTTAGCGACAGAAGACTTAAAAGGATATATATTAGTAGAAGCCACAAATAAAGGGGCTATTGAAGAATTGGTAAGACAAAACTTTAAAGTTAAAGGAATAGTTCCAGGAGAATCGAGTGTAAAAGAATTAGAGCACTTGCTAACACCTACAAAAATCATTGAATCAATTGACAAAGGGGATGTTGTTGAATTGGTTGGTGGACCATTTAAAGGAGAAAAAGCAAGAGTCACAAGAGTGGACAAAAACAAAGAAGAAATTACCTTGGAATTAATGGAAGCCGCTGTTGCAATCCCTATTACTGTTGGAATCGAACAGGTTAAAATTATTGCAAAAGATGCCCCTTAATCAAATTTAATCAAATTATTTATTTTTTTAATTATTTATTTTTTTAATGTTAATTTAGTATTTTAAGTTATATTTACAGATAACTACAATCGTTAAAGTTAGCTTGAATTTAAAACCATTAAATATTAATAAAAAGGATTATATAGGATAAATAGCATTTTAAATGAAAAATAACTATATTATAATATGTATAAATTATTAAAACAATATATTAAAATCAAAAAATAATTATGCGGGTGAATTATGAAAGCAGTTATTTTTGTAATTGATGGTTTAGGAGACAGACCAAATTCAGAAGGCAACACTCCATTAAAAGAAGCTAAAACTCCTACAATGGATAGATTAGCGAAGGAAGGTATCAATGGGTTAATGAATTCCGTAGATATTGGTATTAGACCAGGTAGTGATACAGCGCACTTGGCATTATTGGGTTATGACCCAAAAATAAACTACACTGGAAGAGGCCCTTTTGAAGCTTCAGGTGTTGGTTTAGATGTAAAACCTGGAGATGTAGCATTTAGATGTAATTTTTCAACAGTTGATGAGAATTTCATAGTTCAAGATAGAAGAGCTGGAAGAATCGAAGATACGTCAGAATTGGAAAAATTAATCGATGGTATAGAAATTGACGGCGTAAAAATCATATTTAAAGAGTCTGGTGGGTATAGAGCTGCTTTAATGCTAAGAGGGGAAGGATTAAGCGACAAAATAAGTGATGCAGACCCTAAAAAAATAGGTTTAAAAGTAAAAGAAATAAAACCATTAGATGAAACGCCTGAAGCAAAAAAAACTGCTGAAATAATGAATAAATTAATCAAAATAGTTTATGACAAATTGGATAAACATCCTGTTAATGTTGAAAGAAAAGAAAAAGGATTGTTTGCTGCAAATATCATTTTACCACGTGGTGTTGGTGAAGTTCCCCATATAGTACCGTTTGAAGAAAAATATGGCCTTAGAGGGGCTTGTATTGCAGGTACTGGATTAATAAAAGGAATTGCTAAGATGGTTAATTTAGATGTTATTGAAGTGGAAGGAGCTACAGGAGACGCTTTCTCAAACTTTGACAATAAAGCAAAAGCTTTAATTAAAGCAATCAACGATTACGACTTTGTTCTTGTAAACGTCAAAGGAGCTGATGAAGCAGGTCATGATGGTCATTATGACGTTAAAAAAGAAGTAATTGAAAAAATAGATGTAATGTTAGAGCAAGTATTCAAAGAAATAGACCGAAATGAAGTTTATTTTGTAATTACTGGCGACCATTCGACACCTATTGAAGAAAAAGACCACTCTGCTGACCCATTACCTCTTATATTGTGGGGTAAAAGCGTTAGGGTAGACGAAGTTGATAAATTTGACGAATACACTGCTCATAAGGGTGGATTATGCTGGATTAAAGGATTACATATTATGCCAATCTTAATGGATTTAATGGGATTAGCTAAAAAATATGGTGCATAAAGCTTAATTACCATATTTAAAATATATAAAAAATAACAATACTTTTCATATTCTTTTTTTGATATTTAAAAAATAAAATTTAAATTTATTAAGGTATTTGATTAGTAAATTATTAAATTATTAGATTACTATATCATAAGTTTTCAAAATCTATTTTTGGATTTATACATCTATTTTCCAAGGTATTTGATAATAAAACTACCCTACTATCCTGAGAATCGTCTATAACTTCGAATGCAGATTTATCTTCGATTTCTTTAGATATTTTAATTAATTCATCGTGTTTAATCATATCATCTAAATTAAGTCTCTTTCTTGAATATCCAACATTCATATAAGATTTAACTTCTATGAAATTTACATTCGCTCTATCGTACAATTCAGCAAATTTCGATAAATCATCGTTTATATTTTTAATAACCGTAGTTCTGAGGCAAGTTCTTTTCTTTTCGTGCAATAAATCTAAAGTATCTAATATACTATTCCAATTCTGCTCAGTTCCTCGGCATATTTTTTTATAGCTTTCCAAATCAGTTGCATCTAATGATACATAAAGTTGAGTAGGGTTTATTTTTTCAATTACATCGGTTAATACCCCATTAGAAACCACAAATGTAGACATTTTCTTTTTATGGAATATTTCTATCAATTCGTCAAGATATGGGTACATTGTAGGTTCCCCTGCCAAAGACAATGCTACGTGTTTTGGTTCAGTTGCTTCCGCATACTTTTCAGCACCAATTCTATCGATAATACCTTTATATCCTGTAATAATAGTTTTGTGCATCTTTAAAATATCTTCTGCCACTTCTTCCGGCTCTTTCCATTTTGGTTCTTTAAAGTTTGGCTCATCGATACCTAAATCAGATGGTAAAACTCTCCAACAAAATTCACATTGCTGTTGACACCATATAACTGAAGGAGTACTTTGAACACACCTATGTGTGTTTATTCCGTAAAATTTAGACTTATAACAGTCTTTATTTTCTAAAAAGCTTTTTCTTACCCAACCACATAATTTAACTGCACTATGGTCTTCAATTTGATAATGCTGTTTTCTAAGAATATTATATAATTGTTCAGGAATTTGAGGAATTCTTTTTTCCAAATTTTGAGTTTTTTGTGATTTCTTAGGTTTATCTTGCTTAATTGTGTTTGAATTAGTAATCATTTTTGTATTTTCCAAAATATCACCATATTATAAGTGTAATTATAAGTGTAATAAAACCAGATTTGTATGTATAAATTATAAATTATAAATTAAATTCAATTTTTAAAGTATAATCTTACTTAAATTTAATAATTTATATAACTATAGTAAAGAATAGATTTATATATTAATATATCCTAATATATGTATTAATAAAATATATCAAAGTGTAGCTTAATTTAATAAAAAAAATAAAGTGTAATAAAGTATAACAAAATCTAATAAATTATAGCTCTTAAAAGCTTTTATTTTAACAGATAATGAATATATGCCCATAAAAAAGTTAAAAAAATATTTAACATGATTAATTATGACAAATACATGATTTCAATTTCAATAAGTAAAATATAAATATACCAATATACATTTAGTAATTAATAAACTTATTTCAAATTAAGAATATTATTTTAAAAATAAGATAAAAATTAATCAATTACAAGTTATAATTAATTGTAATTTTTAGTATTATATCTTATATTATAGATATGACAGTTGTTAGTAAAACGGAGTGTAATTATGAGGGTAATTGGAGTAATTGGTAAAAAAGACACCGGTAAAACAAGTATTATATGCGATATTTTAAAGCATGTAAGTGGAATTAGTGTCGCCACCATAAAAAAAACACATCACAGCGTTGAAATAGATACACCAAATACTGACTCATATAGAATGAAAGAAAACTCCAACTTGTCAGTATTGTCCACAGGTACTAAAACAGGTTTTTACTACGACGGTATGTCATTATATGAAATTTTATCAAAAATAGATTACGACCTTGTAATTATTGAAGGATTTAAGGAAGAACTTATTAAATACAATATTCCAAAGATATTAATGGTTGAAGGTAAAAGGGGTTTGGATTTATTAGATAATCAAGTCATAATGACTATTGAAGACTTTAAATATGATATTAAAGAAGTCATTAGTGAAATTACTGACAAAGCTGTAGTCCCTACGTATAACTTTAATTGTGGACATTGCGGATATAACTGCAAACAGTTTGTAGAAAAAATGATAAAAGGCGAAAATAATTTAAAATGGGATAGATGTGTAATGTCATATTCTATTAAAATAACTGCCGACGATAAAATAATCCCTGCAAATCCTTTTGTATCAGATATTATTAAAAATACGATTAAAGGTTTAATATTTAGCCTTAAATCAGTCGAAAATCCTCAAAAAATTACAATATCTTTTGATGATGAATCAAATAACGATTTATCAAACAAAATCGTAGTGAAAACTATCGAAAATGAAAAATTAAATTCCAAAAAGAATTGATAACTATTTTTTATATATTATTAAACATTAATGTATATTTTAGATACCAATGATATATTTGAATATACTAATATTTATATATGAAAACGTAATAAGATGATAAAGTACTAAAAGATAATATTTTTTTATTTAAAAAAAATTAAAAAAATTAAAAAAATTACTAAAATACAAAACAACAGTCTATAAATTGATGGTGACAATATGATAAGCGAACAAGGTTATGAACATATGGCGGAAACATTTAAAGCGTTTGCAGACCCTACAAGGTTAATGATTTTGAGATTATTAAATGAAAACGAAAGTATGTGCGTATGCAAGATTATTGATGAATTGGGCAAACCCCAACCTACTATTTCACACCACTTAAACATTTTGAAAAAATCAGGTTTAATTAAAGCAAGAAAAGAAGGTACTTGGAACCACTACTATATAGTAAACCCTAAAGTCAAAGAAATGGTCCACATTATTGGCGATTTTGAAAACTAAGTATTGTAGTACTACCCCTTAAAACTATAATATTGAAATCAAATATGTAAAGTATATTATTTATATAATATATCATACTTTTTTTAATTCATAAGATACTTTTATATATAATTTAAACAAAATTAAAAGAGTAATAAATGAAAATATATTTTAAATTAAGATAAATTACTATAGATAATAATATATAAGGATAAATCCCAATTATGAGATATAATAATCCCTTTTGTAGATTTTAAACTTAAAAAAACACTAAAATTAAAAAATAGCCGAAATATGCTTTAAAAAACTAAAATAATTGAATTTAAAAAATTATTGCGTTTGAAAGTATTGAAAATTATAATGGTACGATAAAGATAATATAAATATAATGTAAAAATACGATAAAACATAATTTATATAATCAAATATTATACTATTTTGAAAAATCTAATACTCTAAGTCAAATACAGTGATTTTTAAATTTAGGCTCATACCCTGGTGAAATAATGGGAGTTCAGGAAGACATTAGAAAATTAGAAGATGAAATTAAAAACACGCAATATAACAAAGCTACTCAAAAGCATATTGGAAAATTAAAATCAAAATTGGCAAAATTAAGAGAAGAATCTCAAAATCCTTCCGGTTCAGGAGGTTCTGCAGGACCTTCGTATGCCATAAGAAAAACAGGAGATGCTACAGTAGCTTTCGTAGGATTTCCATCAGTTGGTAAATCCACACTATTGAATAAGTTAACTAATGCTAATTCTGAAGTAGGAGCTTACGCATTTACCACACTTACTATAATACCAGGACTTATGGAACATAAAGGCGCTAAAATACAAGTTTTAGATGCCCCGGGTATCATATCAGGTGCTTCTTTTGGTAGAGGTAGGGGTAGCGAAGTTTTAGCAGCAGTTAGAAACGTAGATTTGATAATGGTTATTGTAGACGTATTTTCTCCAGAACATATCCCCGTTATTGAAAGAGAGCTATCAAACGTAGGTATTAGATTAGACCAAATACCTCCAGAAGTTAAAATAGCAAAAAGGGATAGAGGAGGGGTTGCTGTTAATACAACGCTTCCATTATCTAAAATAGACGAAGATACAGTTGTTGCAATATTGGGAGAATATAAAATACACAATGCAGATATTGTAATAAGAGACGACGTAGATGCAGACCAATTGATTGATTCAGTTATGGGTAATAGGTCATATATACCTACACTTGTAATTATAAATAAAATCGACCTTGCAGACCAGGAAAGCTTAGATATAATGGAAAGTGAAGTTCATGAGAGACCTCACGTGTTTGTATCGGGACACAAAGAAATAAATTTGGAAGAATTAAAAGATAAAATATTTGATACCCTTGGATTTATCAAATTATACTTAAAACCACAAGGTAAAAAAGCTGATATGACCGACCCGTTAATTATACTTAAAAATTCAAAGGTAAAAGACGTTTGTAATAAATTACACAGAGATTTTGTTAAAAATTTCAGATATGCACAGGTTTGGGGCCCTTCAGCAAAACACCCTGGTCAAAGGGTAGGTTTAGACCACGTCTTAGGCGATGGCGATATATTATCGATTGTTGTTAAAAAATCCGGTCAATAATTAATTTAATAAGTTATTGGGACGGATAAGTATGTGATATAATAATTTAAAAATAATAAGGGATAGTATGGAAAATCAGGAATTAGAATATCAAAAAATTATGAAAGCAGGGGAAATTGCTTCAAAGGTTAGGGGCGAAGCCCAAAATATGATAAAACCCGGCGTAAAATTATATGATGTAGCGGAGTTTGTTGAAAATAGGATTAGAGAATTAGGTGGGGAAGTTGCATTTCCTTGTAATTTATCTATAAATGATATTGCTGCACATTATACACCATTTGCAGGTGATGAGTCAGTTTTTGGAGAAAATGACGTAATAAAATTAGATTTAGGTGCACATATTGATGGATTCATTGCAGATACTGCAACAACTGTTGATTTATCAAATAGCTATTCAGATTTAAAAAAAGCTTCAGAAGATGCTTTAAAAACGGTTATAAACTCAATAGAATTACCAATGAACGTTGGAGAAATGGGAAAAATAATCAGTGAAGTAATAGAAAGCTATAATTTAAAACCTATATCAAATCTTTCAGGCCACGTGATGCATCAAAATGTATTACATGCTGGTGTTAGTGTACCTAACGTCTATGAAAAAACAAAGGACACAATAGACGTTGGCGATTTAGTAGCAATTGAACCATTTGCCACTGATGGATTTGGAGCCATTACTGACGGAAACGGCAAATATATTTACAAATACATAGTTTCAAGACCTTTAAGACTACCTTCTGCAAGAAATATCTTAAAAATTATTGAAAATAAATTTTGCCATTTACCATTTTCAGAGCGAGATATTGCTAAATTAAACCCCAAATATAAAATGGGTTTAAAAACATTGGTAAATGCAGGATGTCTATATGCTTATCCTGTTTTGGTTGAAAAAGAACGTGGTATGGTATCACAATGTGA encodes the following:
- a CDS encoding molybdopterin-guanine dinucleotide biosynthesis protein MobB produces the protein MRVIGVIGKKDTGKTSIICDILKHVSGISVATIKKTHHSVEIDTPNTDSYRMKENSNLSVLSTGTKTGFYYDGMSLYEILSKIDYDLVIIEGFKEELIKYNIPKILMVEGKRGLDLLDNQVIMTIEDFKYDIKEVISEITDKAVVPTYNFNCGHCGYNCKQFVEKMIKGENNLKWDRCVMSYSIKITADDKIIPANPFVSDIIKNTIKGLIFSLKSVENPQKITISFDDESNNDLSNKIVVKTIENEKLNSKKN
- a CDS encoding ArsR/SmtB family transcription factor, whose product is MISEQGYEHMAETFKAFADPTRLMILRLLNENESMCVCKIIDELGKPQPTISHHLNILKKSGLIKARKEGTWNHYYIVNPKVKEMVHIIGDFEN
- a CDS encoding OBG GTPase family GTP-binding protein, with translation MGVQEDIRKLEDEIKNTQYNKATQKHIGKLKSKLAKLREESQNPSGSGGSAGPSYAIRKTGDATVAFVGFPSVGKSTLLNKLTNANSEVGAYAFTTLTIIPGLMEHKGAKIQVLDAPGIISGASFGRGRGSEVLAAVRNVDLIMVIVDVFSPEHIPVIERELSNVGIRLDQIPPEVKIAKRDRGGVAVNTTLPLSKIDEDTVVAILGEYKIHNADIVIRDDVDADQLIDSVMGNRSYIPTLVIINKIDLADQESLDIMESEVHERPHVFVSGHKEINLEELKDKIFDTLGFIKLYLKPQGKKADMTDPLIILKNSKVKDVCNKLHRDFVKNFRYAQVWGPSAKHPGQRVGLDHVLGDGDILSIVVKKSGQ
- the map gene encoding type II methionyl aminopeptidase, yielding MENQELEYQKIMKAGEIASKVRGEAQNMIKPGVKLYDVAEFVENRIRELGGEVAFPCNLSINDIAAHYTPFAGDESVFGENDVIKLDLGAHIDGFIADTATTVDLSNSYSDLKKASEDALKTVINSIELPMNVGEMGKIISEVIESYNLKPISNLSGHVMHQNVLHAGVSVPNVYEKTKDTIDVGDLVAIEPFATDGFGAITDGNGKYIYKYIVSRPLRLPSARNILKIIENKFCHLPFSERDIAKLNPKYKMGLKTLVNAGCLYAYPVLVEKERGMVSQCEHTVYMGEDKIEITTK